The genomic stretch GAATCAGCGGATGCGGCGGCCTTGCGAGCCATGGTGTCTCCTCCTCCGTCCCCTCTAGTGCGATGGGCCCCGGCTCCACCAGGGGCACCGCGTGCGAAACCAGCCTGAACGGAGCGCGAGACTGTAGAGCCAGGAACGCCCGGCCCCGGGTGGACGCGTACACCCCTGGCCGCCCCAGGGCTTCCGGATTACCTGGAGGCCATGCCTACCCTCGTCCTCGTCCGACACGGTCAGTCGCTGTGGAATCAAGAGAACCGCTTCACCGGCTTAGTCGACGTCCCCCTCACCGACCAGGGTCGCCAGGAGGCCCGGCGCGCGGCGGAGGCGCTGAAAGGCATGGAGTTCGACGTCGCCTATACGTCAGCGCTCATCCGGGCGCAGGAGACGCTGTCCATCCTCCTGGACTCGTTGGGACAGCAGGTACCCACCATCCGGGACGCCGCCCTCAACGAGCGCAACTACGGCGACCTGCAGGGGCTCAACAAGGCGGACGCCGCGAAGCGTTGGGGGGACGCGCAAATCAAGAAGTGGCGCCGCTCCTTCGACGTGCCGCCCCCCAACGGCGAGTCCCTGGAGATGACGGCGAAGCGCGTGTTGCCCTTCTATGAGCGCGCCATCGCCGG from Myxococcus xanthus encodes the following:
- a CDS encoding 2,3-bisphosphoglycerate-dependent phosphoglycerate mutase → MPTLVLVRHGQSLWNQENRFTGLVDVPLTDQGRQEARRAAEALKGMEFDVAYTSALIRAQETLSILLDSLGQQVPTIRDAALNERNYGDLQGLNKADAAKRWGDAQIKKWRRSFDVPPPNGESLEMTAKRVLPFYERAIAGDLRQGKNVLVVAHGNSNRSLVMKLDNLTGEQVVGLELATGVPLVYEMSPDGEVLSKRTASP